Proteins encoded together in one Lepus europaeus isolate LE1 chromosome 13, mLepTim1.pri, whole genome shotgun sequence window:
- the SEMA4C gene encoding semaphorin-4C, with amino-acid sequence MAPHWAVWLLAAGLWGLGIGAEVWWNLVPRKTVPSGELATVVRRFSQTGIQDFLTLTLTEQTGLLYVGAREVLFAFSVEALELQGVISWEAPAEKKIECSQKGKSNQTECFNFIRFLQPYNASHLYVCGTYAFQPKCTYIDMLTFTLERREPEDGKGKCPYDPAKGHTGLLVDGELYSATLNNFLGTEPVILRNMGPHHTMKTEYLASWLNEPHFVGSAYIPESVGSFTGDDDKIYFFFRERAVEYDCYAEQVVARVARICKSDLGGARTLQRKWTTFVKARLVCSAPDWQLYFNQLQATHTLQGASWHNTTFFGVFRARWGDMDLSAICEYQLADIHQVFEGPYKEYREEAQKWGRYTDPVPSPRPGSCINNWHRRHGYTSSLELPDNTLNFIKKHPLMEEQVRPRWGRPLLVKKNTNFTHVVADRVTGLDGTTYIVLFIGTGDGWLLKAVSLGPWVHMIEELQVFDQEPVESLVLSQSKKLLFAGSRSQLVQVPLADCAKYRSCADCVLARDPFCAWNANTSRCVAVGAHSGSLLLQQMNTSDTSGVCSQRGSKKVRLIPKNITVVAGTDLVLPCRLSSNLAHAHWTFRGRDLPAEQPGFFLSDARLQALVVMAAQPHHSGTYRCFSEEQGARLAAESYLVDVMAGPSVTMEARAPLENLGLVWLAVVALGAVCLVLLLLVLSLRRRLREELEKGAKAAERTLVYPLELPKEPTGAPFRPGPETDEKLWDPVGYYYSDGSLKIVPGHARCQPGGGPPSPPPGMPGQPLPSPTRLHLGGGRNSNANGYVRLQLGGEDRGGLGHPLPELADELRRKLQQRQPLPDSNPEESSV; translated from the exons ATGGCCCCGCACTGGGCCGTCTGGCTGCTggcagcagggctgtggggcCTGGGCATTGGGGCTGAGGTGTGGTGGAACCTCGTGCCCCGGAAGACAGTACCTTCTGGGG AGCTGGCCACGGTAGTGCGGCGCTTCTCGCAGACGGGCATCCAGGACTTCCTGACACTGACCCTGACCGAGCAGACCGGGCTCCTGTACGTGGGGGCCCGTGAGGTCCTGTTTGCCTTCAGCGTGGAGGCTCTGGAGCTGCAAGGAGTG ATCTCCTGGGAGGCCCCGGCTGAGAAGAAGATTGAGTGTTCCCAGAAAGGAAAGAGCAATCAG ACGGAGTGCTTCAACTTCATCCGCTTCCTGCAGCCCTACAATGCGTCCCACCTGTATGTGTGCGGTACCTACGCCTTCCAGCCCAAGTGCACGTACATC GACATGCTCACCTTCACTCTGGAGCGCAGAGAGCCGGAGGACGGCAAGGGGAAGTGTCCTTACGACCCGGCCAAGGGCCACACTGGCCTCTTAGTGG ACGGGGAGCTCTACTCAGCCACCCTCAACAACTTCCTGGGCACGGAGCCTGTTATCCTGCGTAACATGGGGCCTCACCACACCATGAAGACCGAGTACCTGGCCTCTTGGCTCAACG AGCCTCACTTTGTAGGCTCCGCCTACATCCCTGAGAGCGTGGGGAGCTTCACGGGGGACGACGACAAGATCTACTTCTTCTTCAGAGAGCGGGCCGTGGAGTACGACTGCTACGCCGAGCAGGTGGTGGCTCGCGTGGCCCGCATCTGCAAG AGCGACCTGGGGGGAGCGCGGACCCTGCAGAGGAAGTGGACGACGTTCGTGAAGGCGCGGCTGGTGTGTTCTGCGCCCGACTGGCAGCTCTACTTTAACCAGCTGCAGGCTACGCATACCCTACAGGGCGCCTCCTGGCACAACACCACCTTCTTTGGGGTTTTTAGGGCACGATG GGGCGACATGGACCTGTCGGCAATCTGCGAGTACCAGCTGGCAGACATCCACCAGGTGTTCGAGGGTCCCTACAAGGAGTACCGGGAGGAAGCCCAGAAGTGGGGCCGCTATACTGACCCagtccccagcccccggcccggcTCG TGCATCAATAATTGGCACCGACGCCATGGCTACACCAGTTCTCTGGAGCTGCCTGACAACACCCTCAACTTCATCAAGAAGCACCCGCTGATGGAGGAGCAGGTGCGCCCTCGCTGGGGCCGGCCCCTGTTGGTGAAGAAGAACACCAACTTCACACATGTGGTGGCCGACCGGGTCACGGGGCTGGATGGAACCACCTATATAGTGCTGTTCATTGGCACAG GAGACGGCTGGCTGCTCAAAGCCGtgagcctggggccctgggtcCACATGATTGAGGAGCTGCAGGTGTTTGACCAAGAGCCGGTGGAGAGCCTGGTGCTGTCCCAGAGCAAG AAGCTGCTCTTTGCTGGGTCCCGCTCCCAGCTGGTTCAGGTGCCCCTGGCAGACTGCGCCAAGTACCGCTCCTGTGCAGACTGTGTCCTCGCCCGGGACCCCTTCTGTGCCTGGAATGCCAACACCAGCCGCTGCGTGGCCGTGGGCGCCCACTCCGG ATCCCTGCTGTTGCAACAGATGAATACCTCGGACACCTCGGGCGTCTGTAGCCAGCGGGGCAGTAAGAAAG TCAGGCTCATTCCCAAGAACATCACCGTGGTGGCGGGCACAGACCTGGTGCTGCCCTGCCGCCTCTCCTCCAACCTGGCTCACGCCCACTGGACCTTCAGGGGCCGGGACCTGCCTGCCGAACAGCCCGGCTTCTTCCTCTCGGATGCCCGACTCCAGGCCCTGGTGGTGATGGCTGCCCAGCCCCACCACTCCGGCACCTACCGCTGCTTTTCGGAGGAGCAGGGGGCGCGGCTGGCTGCTGAAAGCTACCTTGTGGATGTCATGGCGGGACCCTCAGTGACCATGGAGGCCCGGGCCCCCTTGGAGAACCTGGGGCTGGTGTGGCTGGCCGTGGTGGCCCTGGGAGCCGTGTGTCTGGTGCTCCTGCTCCTCGTTTTGTCACTGCGCCGGCGGCTGCGGGAAGAGCTGGAGAAAGGTGCCAAGGCCGCCGAGAGGACCCTGGTGTACCCTCTGGAGCTGCCCAAGGAGCCCACCGGCGCCCCCTTCCGGCCCGGCCCTGAAACCGACGAGAAACTTTGGGATCCGGTTGGCTACTACTACTCGGATGGCTCCCTCAAGATAGTGCCTGGACACGCCCGGTGCCAGCCTGGAGGTGggcccccctctcctcctcctggcaTGCCCGGCCAGCCCCTGCCTTCTCCGACGCGACTTCACCTGGGGGGTGGGCGGAACTCAAACGCCAACGGCTACGTGCGCTTACAACTGGGAGGGGAGGACCGGGGAGGCCTTGGGCACCCCCTGCCTGAACTCGCCGACGAACTGAGACGCAAACTgcagcagcgccagcccctgcccgaCTCCAACCCCGAGGAGTCATCAGTATGA